A region from the Pectinophora gossypiella chromosome 29, ilPecGoss1.1, whole genome shotgun sequence genome encodes:
- the LOC126379465 gene encoding oocyte zinc finger protein XlCOF6-like, whose translation MDDQQTAEEIRQPEQVLVKTETFRVDIEVEEDYVEPHVNPAMKVEVKIEGEPARDGNFAQFIGDPVHTNRNFEQMFVGDTVPRNGNFEQIFSADPIPTNRNFEQMFAAAQHAFYSNDACGESAAPAEMKAVTDKVYEHGRINRIICPKCGKSFKNRANLKQHLKYVHATEDSAVECNICYRTFKSAAHLRTHIASVHYENKEITCEYCKKTFFNKKKLANHIFYTHPQPEETSECEICKKSYKNRYALKLHVRQVHPTDDRCAVCPICQKAFKSETLVQRHVKWRHPADGMVYKCTECGRTLPSILCYRKHIKNVHSNQIFSCNLCGKTFKSEKTLERHEKNIHSGIKPEAKVYKTGDLKCPECNKYFTTDTALDWHYERSHSSNRRLSNCGICGKELSDFASVKRHIEMCHSLETATCHICNKEFKSYLNLQRHITVTHAPPDKLVTCEICQKSFKCAMHLRIHENSVHPKDGSWSCDICNKEFSSKKYMVKHRKTHVATKDFPCPLCHKFFKCAGDVTKHRKRVHLGHEVEVIIGD comes from the exons ATGGACGACCAGCAAACTGCAGAAGAGATCAGACAACCCGAACAAGTTCTTGTTAAAACTGAAACCTTTCGAGTGGATATTGAAGTGGAGGAAGACTATGTAGAGCCTCACGTCAACCCGGCGATGAAGGTGGAAGTGAAGATCGAGGGGGAACCAGCTAGAGACGGGAACTTCGCACAATTTATTGGAGATCCAGTTCACACGAACAGAAATTTCGAGCAAATGTTTGTTGGTGACACAGTTCCCAGAAACGGGAATTTCGAGCAAATATTTTCTGCAGATCCGATTCCCACGAATAGAAATTTCGAGCAAATGTTTGCCGCCGCTCAGCACGCGTTTTATAGCAACGATGCGTGCGGCGAGTCAGCAGCACCTGCAGAAATGAAGGCTGTTACCGATAAAGTTTACGAACATGGACGAATCAACAGGATCATTTGCCCGAAGTGTGGCAAGAGCTTCAAGAACAGGGCAAACTTGAAGCAACATTTAAAATACGTGCATGCTACGGAAGATTCCGCTGTTGAATGCAACATATGTTACCGGACCTTTAAATCTGCAGCGCATCTGCGAACGCACATAGCCTCAGTGCACTACGAGAATAAGGAAATCACTTGCGAATATTGCAAGAAGACGTTTTTTAACAAGAAGAAGTTGGCGAATCATATCTTCTACACGCATCCACAACCTGAGGAGACTTCTGAATGCGAGATTTGCAAGAAGAGTTACAAAAACAGATACGCATTGAAGCTTCATGTTAGACAGGTGCACCCTACAGACGATAGGTGTGCTGTGTGTCCTATATGCCAGAAGGCCTTCAAAAGCGAGACATTGGTTCAAAGGCATGTTAAATGGAGACATCCAGCTGACGGTATGGTGTACAAGTGTACGGAATGCGGGCGAACTCTCCCGTCGATTCTATGTTACAGGAAGCATATAAAAAATGTACATTCCAATCAGATTTTCTCGTGCAACCTTTGTGGTAAGACATTCAAAAGTGAGAAAACTTTGGAGCGACACGAGAAGAATATTCACAG CGGCATAAAACCCGAAGCGAAAGTCTACAAGACGGGAGACTTGAAATGTCCAGAATGTAATAAATACTTCACTACAGACACCGCGTTGGATTGGCATTACGAGAGATCGCATTCGTCAAATCGACGGTTATCCAACTGTGGCATATGCGGGAAGGAATTATCCGACTTTGCCAGCGTTAAGCGACATATTGAAATGTGTCATTCTTTAGAAACGGCTACTTGCCATATATGTAATAAGGAGTTCAAGTCTTATCTGAACTTGCAACGGCATATAACGGTTACTCATGCGCCTCCAGACAAGTTAGTCACCTGTGAAATATGCCAGAAATCCTTCAAATGCGCCATGCATTTGAGGATTCATGAGAACTCAGTTCACCCGAAAGACGGGTCGTGGTCGTGTGATATTTGCAACAAAGAATTTTCGTCCAAGAAATATATGGTCAAACACAGAAAGACTCACGTAGCGACTAAGGACTTTCCCTGCCCACTGTGTCATAAGTTCTTCAAGTGCGCAGGTGACGTTACGAAGCACAGGAAACGGGTACATTTGGGACACGAAGTGGAAGTTATCATTGGTGATTGA
- the LOC126379566 gene encoding RNA-binding protein 48, giving the protein MDISTSNEEDKVALPHHEQQSLCTTRLPYRQGRKLTAVKVYTVNNESNHLLVFGIPSLKLRQEAKSLFSKFGKLRQFTITTDYPTEAFTENYHAVFESIQAARLAKKMLDTKNFYGGSLHICYAPELEGIDETRNKLYQRQKDVLNRLKNLEKEALISTKAPEPKPTIEVLLQEKKKLNMGEVNVIGAGRQIRDVVLNKNKRKNVQTQNVIIEKKFKPCFEIGTDDIKGCHSNETGSNSRNDNKNIANNSKIDIVDCTSTEIETISNINEALNYNKFGNEVIRKIPEKPVNRIKFNLGNKKI; this is encoded by the exons ATGGATATCTCGActagcaatgaagaagataaaGTCGCCCTCCCTCACCACGAGCAGCAGTCGCTGTGTACCACACGCCTGCCGTACAGGCAGGGCAGGAAACTCACCGCTGTAAAG GTGTACACGGTAAACAACGAATCCAACCACCTCCTGGTCTTCGGAATACCATCCCTGAAGCTGCGACAAGAAGCCAAGTCTTTATTCTCCAAGTTTGGCAAACTACGACAATTCACAATAACTACCGACTACCCTACCGAAGCATTTACTGAAAACTACCACGCTGTCTTTGAGTCTATTCAAGCGGCAAGACTTGCAAAGAAAATGCTAGATACGAAGAATTTCTATGGAGGGTCGTTGCACATTTGTTATGCACCAGAACTggaaggcattgacgagacgCGGAATAAATTATATCAACGACAAAAGGATGTATTGAACAGActaaaaaacttagaaaaagaAGCGTTGATTTCTACCAAAGCGCCCGAGCCAAAACCTACCATAGAGGTTTTATTGcaagaaaagaaaaaacttaataTGGGTGAGGTGAATGTTATTGGAGCTGGCAGACAAATACGTGACGTTGTcctaaataagaataaaagaaaaaatgtacAGACACAAAATGTTATTATAGAGAAAAAGTTCAAACCTTGCTTTGAAATTGGAACAGATGATATAAAGGGCTGCCATAGTAACGAAACTGGTAGTAATAGtagaaatgataataaaaatattgctaaTAATTCCAAAATAGATATAGTAGATTGTACTTCAACTGAAATTGAAACAATATCAAACATAAATGAAGCATTAAACTACAATAAATTTGGTAATGAAGTTATTAGGAAAATACCCGAAAAGCCTGTTAATAGAATTAAGTTTAATttgggaaataaaaaaatataa